The Anolis carolinensis isolate JA03-04 chromosome 2, rAnoCar3.1.pri, whole genome shotgun sequence genome has a window encoding:
- the lpcat3 gene encoding lysophospholipid acyltransferase 5 isoform X2, giving the protein MFCHSLICVLVQFLILRLMGRTISAIITTFCFQMVYLMAGYYYTATENYDIKWTMPHCVLTLKLIGLVIDYYDGRKEVESLTPEQQKYVVQGVPTLLEVAGFSYFYGAFMVGPQFSMTRYQKLVKGELTDVPGQRPNSFLPALNRMMLGLFFMVVYTVAGPYFPEEYMVSDDYLNQPFWFRCVYILMWGKVMLNKYVTCWLITEGVCILTGLGYNGKDEKGKPLWNACANMKVWLFETTPYFTGTIASFNTNTNDWVARYIYKRLKFLGNKLLSQALSLLFLAIWHGLHCGYLVCFQMEFLIVIVERQMIRLVQDSKLLTALTSITILRPVFYVLQQAVHWMFMGYSLVPFCLFSWEKWIKVYKSIYFIGHLWFFTLLLIMPYLRKILVPRKEKKAE; this is encoded by the exons GTGTATCTGATGGCCGGCTATTACTATACTGCCACAGAGAACTATGACATCAAGTGGACCATGCCACACTGTGTCTTGACTCTCAAGCTGATTG GTCTGGTcattgattactatgatggtagGAAAGAAGTG GAGAGCCTCACTCCTGAGCAACAGAAGTATGTTGTTCAAGGAGTGCCTACTTTACTAGAGGTTGCTGGCTTCTCCTATTTCTATGGTGCCTTCATGGTGGGGCCTCAGTTTTCCATGACACGGTATCAGAAGTTAGTAAAAGGAGAGTTGACAGATGTTCCAGGCCAGAGACCCAACAG CTTTTTGCCTGCTCTTAATCGCATGATGCTGGGCCTCTTCTTCATGGTAGTCTACACTGTGGCAGGTCCATACTTCCCTGAGGAATACATGGTCTCTGATGATTATCTG AATCAGCCTTTCTGGTTTCGCTGTGTTTACATACTGATGTGGGGCAAGGTGATGCTCAACAAGTATGTTACCTGCTGGCTTATTACG GAAGGAGTCTGTATCCTAACTGGTCTTGGATATAATGGAAAAGATGAAAAGGGGAAGCCCCTGTGGAACGCTTGTGCCAATATGAAAGTCTGGTTATTTGAGACAACTCCCTATTTTACAGGAACCATTGCCTCTTTCAACACGAACACCAATGACTGGGTGGCCCG CTATATCTACAAACGACTGAAATTCTTGGGAAACAAGTTGCTTTCTCAAGCCCTCTCCTTGCTTTTCCTGGCTATCTGGCACGGACTGCACTGCGGTTACTTGGTGTGCTTCCAGATGGAGTTCCTCATTGTCATTGTGGAGAGACAG atgATTAGGCTGGTGCAAGACAGCAAACTACTGACTGCATTGACCTCAATCACTATCTTGCGACCTGTCTTCTATGTGCTTCAACAGGCAGTCCACTGGATGTTTATGGGATATTCCCTTGTGCCATTTTGCCTCTTCAGTTGGGAAAAATGGATCAAG GTATACAAGTCTATTTATTTCATAGGGCATCTATGGTTCTTCACCTTACTCTTGATAATGCCTTACCTCCGAAAAATACTAGTGccacgaaaagaaaagaaagctgagtAA